One segment of Thermococcus sp. AM4 DNA contains the following:
- the tiaS gene encoding tRNA(Ile2) 2-agmatinylcytidine synthetase TiaS encodes MLLHIGIDDTDSPNGMCTTYLGALLYRELSRLAEPIDLPRLIRLNPNIPYKTRGNGAVAMTFEVDEEALPEIKDLVLFYVNQLADFTHENTNPGVAFLEGEIPERLREFSLKALREHVTIEEAENVAREVGAEIFKFKLGRGIIGALASIGYPLKTFTYELLAYREPENWGKPRKVDAESVFLADRWSYPFTYDNVDYYKRTVLIAPHGKDPVLVGIRGIDRGKVLQAFEMVRFGEPIAFYQLYKTNQNTDDHLTPKKIGELRLYDSAVVRGRVSGPYWERGRHVFFELEDETGKIRVAAFEPTKKFRNYVRKLLPGDEIIAAGGVKEHEGILTLNLEKFYLVKLVPKIEYRKPRCPRCGGTMKSKGDYLKCKRCGYKMPKKLVPVEVPRELERKIYEVPPDARKHLSRPLVLPGGEERVLELL; translated from the coding sequence ATGCTCCTCCACATCGGAATCGATGACACTGATTCACCCAACGGCATGTGCACGACCTACCTCGGCGCGCTCCTGTACCGCGAGCTGTCGCGCTTAGCTGAGCCCATCGACCTGCCGAGGCTTATACGACTGAACCCGAACATCCCCTACAAGACGCGCGGGAACGGAGCGGTTGCGATGACGTTCGAGGTCGATGAGGAGGCCCTTCCAGAGATTAAGGACCTCGTGCTGTTCTACGTTAATCAGCTTGCGGATTTCACACACGAGAACACCAACCCCGGCGTCGCCTTTCTCGAGGGCGAAATCCCCGAAAGACTGAGGGAGTTCTCGCTCAAAGCTTTGAGGGAGCACGTTACCATCGAGGAAGCTGAGAATGTTGCGAGGGAGGTAGGAGCTGAAATCTTTAAGTTCAAGCTCGGCAGGGGCATAATCGGAGCTTTAGCTTCAATCGGCTATCCCTTAAAGACCTTCACCTACGAGCTTTTAGCTTACCGCGAACCGGAGAACTGGGGAAAGCCGAGAAAAGTCGACGCCGAAAGCGTGTTTTTGGCCGACAGGTGGAGCTACCCCTTCACCTACGATAACGTGGATTATTACAAGAGAACCGTCCTCATAGCCCCCCACGGCAAGGACCCCGTTCTCGTCGGAATCAGGGGAATTGACCGGGGAAAGGTTCTCCAGGCCTTTGAGATGGTCCGCTTTGGGGAGCCGATAGCTTTCTACCAGCTCTACAAGACGAACCAGAACACCGACGACCATCTGACTCCCAAAAAAATTGGCGAGCTGAGGCTATACGACAGCGCGGTTGTCAGGGGAAGGGTTTCCGGGCCATACTGGGAGCGCGGGAGGCACGTTTTCTTCGAGCTTGAGGACGAGACCGGGAAAATCAGGGTGGCAGCCTTCGAGCCGACGAAGAAGTTCAGGAACTACGTTCGGAAGCTCCTGCCCGGTGATGAAATCATAGCCGCTGGAGGGGTTAAGGAGCACGAGGGAATCTTGACCCTCAACCTTGAGAAGTTCTATCTGGTGAAGCTCGTCCCGAAAATCGAATACAGAAAGCCGAGGTGCCCGCGCTGTGGGGGAACGATGAAGAGCAAGGGCGACTACCTGAAGTGCAAGCGCTGCGGCTATAAGATGCCGAAGAAGCTGGTTCCGGTTGAAGTCCCGCGCGAGCTGGAGAGGAAGATTTACGAGGTTCCTCCAGATGCGAGGAAGCACCTGTCGAGGCCGCTGGTGCTACCGGGAGGGGAGGAGAGGGTTTTAGAACTCCTGTAA
- a CDS encoding ATP-binding protein — MTKFVNRNEELKALRERLSSENFELIIIYGRRRVGKTRLVLEAVKDVPHVYYLAVEGGNLRHFRGTAERVFPEVRYARGDWEGLLHALRGKVIVIDEFPNIIKEDPTVLSVFQRAIDTELSDSNTKLILLGSSVSMMTEKVLSYKSPLYGRRTGSMKLKPLKFLHLREFFPDADWKELVEVYGMTDGIPFYITQVRLPFWEWLNNELRNPVSFFRDEVDFLLRYEFTETRTYRRILEAIALGKTTPKEIRDFIGMRHSDVTPYLRNLIETGLVVREVPITEKPSSKRGRYYVADNFLAFWFRFVYPNLSAIEEGIFDVEEIKRDYDHYLGPVFEKVARHFLVELNKAGKLPFRFTKIGRWWRKGEEIDLVALNERERKALFVEVKWKSLSEREARGVLKDLERKAGLVGLDDWEKRYGLVAKNVEGKEDLREEGFLIWDLKDFERLISSKGED, encoded by the coding sequence ATGACCAAGTTCGTAAATAGAAATGAGGAGCTTAAGGCACTGAGAGAACGGCTCTCAAGCGAGAATTTCGAGCTAATCATCATCTATGGGAGAAGGCGTGTTGGGAAGACCCGTCTCGTCCTCGAAGCCGTGAAAGACGTTCCCCACGTTTACTACCTCGCCGTCGAGGGGGGTAACCTGAGGCACTTCCGGGGGACTGCTGAGAGAGTTTTTCCGGAGGTGAGATACGCCCGGGGAGACTGGGAGGGCCTTCTCCACGCCCTCAGGGGAAAGGTTATTGTCATCGACGAGTTCCCTAACATCATAAAGGAAGACCCCACCGTTTTGAGCGTTTTTCAGAGGGCTATTGACACGGAACTTTCAGATTCGAACACAAAACTCATTCTCCTCGGCTCCTCCGTGAGCATGATGACGGAGAAAGTTCTCAGCTACAAGAGCCCTCTTTACGGCAGGAGAACAGGCTCAATGAAGCTCAAGCCCTTGAAATTTCTCCATCTGAGGGAGTTCTTCCCTGATGCCGACTGGAAGGAACTCGTAGAAGTCTACGGCATGACCGATGGAATTCCGTTCTACATAACGCAGGTTAGGTTGCCCTTCTGGGAGTGGCTCAATAATGAGCTGAGGAACCCGGTGAGCTTCTTCCGCGACGAGGTTGATTTTCTGCTTAGGTACGAGTTTACGGAGACGAGAACCTACCGGCGCATACTGGAGGCAATAGCCTTGGGCAAAACGACGCCAAAGGAGATAAGGGACTTTATCGGCATGAGACACTCGGATGTAACGCCCTACCTGAGAAACCTCATCGAAACTGGGCTGGTGGTGAGGGAAGTCCCGATAACGGAAAAGCCGAGCTCAAAGAGGGGTCGCTACTACGTGGCCGACAACTTCCTCGCCTTCTGGTTCCGCTTCGTCTATCCAAACCTTTCGGCCATCGAGGAGGGCATCTTTGACGTTGAGGAGATCAAGCGAGACTACGACCATTACCTTGGCCCGGTGTTTGAGAAAGTTGCTCGGCATTTCCTCGTCGAACTCAATAAAGCTGGAAAGCTGCCGTTCCGCTTTACAAAAATCGGCAGGTGGTGGCGTAAGGGCGAGGAGATTGATTTGGTTGCTTTGAACGAACGCGAGAGGAAAGCGCTCTTTGTTGAGGTGAAGTGGAAGAGCCTGAGCGAGAGGGAAGCGCGGGGCGTTTTGAAGGACTTGGAACGGAAGGCTGGGCTGGTGGGACTTGATGACTGGGAGAAACGCTACGGGCTTGTGGCGAAGAACGTTGAGGGGAAAGAGGATCTGAGAGAAGAAGGATTTTTGATCTGGGACTTGAAGGACTTCGAAAGGCTTATCTCTTCCAAGGGCGAAGATTGA
- the moaC gene encoding cyclic pyranopterin monophosphate synthase MoaC: MELTHVDERGVKMVEVGHKDVVFRKAVAKGRIRLKPETIELIKAGKTKKGNVIATAQIAGILAVKKTPELIPLCHPIPLTGVDITFEFGNDYIEATCEVRAYYKTGVEMEALTGVTVALLTIWDMVKAVEKDENGQYPVTRIDDVHVVEKIKQK; encoded by the coding sequence ATGGAGCTGACCCACGTCGATGAGCGGGGCGTCAAGATGGTCGAGGTCGGCCACAAGGACGTGGTTTTTCGAAAGGCCGTCGCGAAGGGAAGGATAAGGCTCAAACCGGAAACGATAGAGCTCATAAAGGCCGGCAAGACGAAGAAGGGCAACGTCATCGCGACGGCCCAGATTGCCGGGATTTTAGCGGTCAAGAAAACGCCCGAGTTGATACCCCTCTGCCACCCGATACCGCTGACCGGCGTTGACATAACCTTCGAGTTTGGTAATGACTACATCGAGGCAACCTGCGAGGTTCGCGCCTATTACAAGACCGGCGTCGAGATGGAGGCTTTAACGGGCGTAACAGTCGCGCTGCTCACGATATGGGACATGGTGAAGGCCGTCGAGAAGGACGAGAACGGCCAGTACCCGGTGACGAGGATAGATGACGTCCATGTCGTGGAGAAGATTAAACAAAAATGA
- a CDS encoding ATP-binding protein codes for MLEIQNPWWFGESDRDWELFEKLTYKVRPKWLDELSLEPFSLNFVVGPRRVGKTIGIKLLIKELLKKVSTPYAVFYFSCDVLEDYKELLEVLNEYLQLKRRKNIKKAFIFLDEVSLVEDWWRALKFLIDRGELRNDVVTVTGSISLALGRHFETFGGRRGKGKTVEVMPLSFRDYYQLFYEDFFPLKGNEVFENYLETGGYLAYLNGTLKVEELVGFLKADLKALERSTDLARDVMGAILDKAPSPTSFNAIAKAVGVSPHTARDYVELFEALHVLLQVLYLGGDGKVYPRKERKLILRDPLIVRAMELWTRRKVDRAALYEWLVQEHLHRKFGEVYYYRNSYEVDAIAGNLKVEVKSGERRGRYPKDVKVLKGPEVPGFLYDLT; via the coding sequence ATGCTTGAGATACAGAACCCGTGGTGGTTTGGCGAATCTGACAGAGACTGGGAGCTCTTCGAAAAGCTCACCTATAAGGTCAGGCCGAAATGGCTCGACGAACTCTCATTGGAGCCTTTTTCGCTCAACTTCGTCGTCGGACCGAGAAGGGTCGGGAAAACCATCGGAATAAAGCTTCTCATTAAAGAGCTCCTCAAAAAAGTCAGTACTCCCTATGCCGTCTTTTACTTCAGCTGTGACGTGCTTGAGGACTACAAAGAGCTTTTGGAGGTTCTAAACGAGTACCTCCAACTGAAGAGACGAAAAAACATTAAAAAAGCTTTCATATTCCTCGATGAGGTTAGCTTAGTTGAGGACTGGTGGCGTGCCCTGAAGTTCCTCATAGACAGGGGCGAGCTGAGGAACGATGTCGTCACCGTAACGGGCTCGATTTCCCTTGCTCTTGGACGGCACTTTGAGACGTTTGGGGGCAGGCGGGGGAAGGGAAAGACCGTCGAGGTCATGCCGCTGAGCTTCCGCGATTATTACCAGCTCTTTTACGAGGACTTCTTTCCGTTGAAGGGGAACGAGGTCTTCGAGAACTACCTTGAAACCGGCGGCTATTTGGCCTATCTAAACGGCACCCTTAAGGTTGAGGAGCTCGTGGGCTTCCTGAAGGCGGACCTGAAAGCTTTAGAGCGCTCGACCGACCTCGCGAGGGACGTCATGGGCGCTATACTCGATAAAGCGCCATCACCGACTTCCTTCAACGCGATAGCGAAGGCCGTCGGGGTTTCGCCCCACACCGCGAGGGATTACGTTGAGCTCTTCGAGGCGCTTCACGTCCTCCTGCAGGTTCTCTACCTCGGAGGCGATGGGAAGGTCTATCCGCGGAAGGAAAGAAAGCTGATTCTCCGTGACCCGTTAATCGTGAGGGCCATGGAGCTCTGGACGAGGAGAAAGGTTGATAGGGCCGCTCTCTACGAGTGGCTCGTTCAGGAGCACCTGCACCGGAAGTTCGGGGAGGTTTACTACTACCGGAACTCCTACGAGGTCGATGCAATCGCTGGAAACCTGAAGGTCGAGGTGAAGTCGGGGGAGAGAAGGGGAAGGTACCCGAAGGACGTTAAAGTCCTGAAGGGCCCGGAGGTTCCGGGATTCCTTTACGACCTCACTTAG